The Bradysia coprophila strain Holo2 chromosome X unlocalized genomic scaffold, BU_Bcop_v1 contig_185, whole genome shotgun sequence genome window below encodes:
- the LOC119068477 gene encoding F-box only protein 9 has translation MNDPNRNDDDAEGDSSQSSDRGNQLLEEFRQQWKKELKPNESVADTTGDVDCESSQKIDEDKAKSLFTEAVELEKLGKVFEAMNLYRRAVQIVPDIEFRIYDAVKHQTKPPKTERSTDDQLNANFSKCDTDDEDLDGVDLMERFQVAIAKSECLFSRATDPGVISTAGLHFSDLPVEIIFYILRWVVSSELDMRSLEQISKVCRGFYVCAKDPEIWRLACLKIWGIYTGDLGEYPSWREMFLSRHRVHFNGCYISKMSYLRYGENSFQDQFYRPVQIVEYYRYMRFFSDGSMLMMTTADEPAQTVGKLKSRNARNDVLKGHYRLHDDVVVIVLKRNRTAQHQYMKQSRRGSVIDDSASSSQSFYLELNILPSGSKRQFNQLKWKHYAIIQGKNQVKTNFELTASKYPPLLFSRVKSYHSYSESPLQ, from the exons ATGAACGATCCGAATCGCAATGATGACGATGCCGAAGGAGATTCGTCTCAAAGTTCCGATAGAGGAAACCAATTGCTCGAAGAATTTCGCCAGCAatggaaaaaagaattaaagCCAAATGAATCGGTTGCCGATACAACTGGCGACGTTGATTGTGAATCAAGTCAAAAAATAGACGAGGACAAG GCAAAATCACTGTTCACCGAAGCGGTTGAATTGGAAAAGTTGGGTAAAGTTTTCGAGGCAATGAATCTATACCGGAGAGCCGTTCAAATTGTACCTGACATTGAGTTTCGAATTTACGATGCTGTGAAGCATCAAACCAAACCACCGAAAACGGAACGGTCAACAGATGATCAGCTCAATGCTAATTTCAGTAAATGTGATACGGACGATGAAGACTTGGATGGCGTCGATTTAATGGAACGATTTCAGGTGGCTATTGCCAAGAGTGAATGTTTGTTCAGTCGTGCTACCGATCCCGGAGTTATTTCAACGGCTGGCTTACATTTTTCCGACCTTCCGgtcgaaatcattttttatattttgcgaTGGGTTGTTTCTTCCGAATTAGATATGCGTTCGCTCGAACAAATATCAAAAGTTTGTCGCGGTTTCTATGTCTGTGCTAAGGATCCGGAAATATGGAGACTGGCTTGCCTTAA AATTTGGGGCATCTATACCGGTGACTTAGGCGAATATCCTTCATGGCGAGAAATGTTTCTCAGCCGGCACCGGGTACACTTTAACGGTTGCTACATTAGTAAAATGAGCTATCTCCGCTACggtgaaaattcatttcaagaTCAATTCTATCGGCCCGTACAAATCGTCGAGTACTATCGATATATGCGATTCTTCTCCGATGGCAGCATGCTCATGATGACCACAGCCGATGAACCAGCCCAAACTGTTGGAAAGCTGAAGAGCAGAAATGCCAGGAACGATGTACTGAAGGGACATTACAG GCTACACGATGACGTTGTTGTCATTGTTCTGAAACGAAACCGAACCGCCCAACATCAATATATGAAACAGTCGAGACGGGGTAGCGTAATCGACGATTCAGCATCGTCCAGTCAGAGTTTCTACTTggaattgaacattttaccGAGTGGCAGTAAACGGCAATTCAATCAGTTGAAGTGGAAACATTATGCG ATAATTCAGGGAAAAAATCAGGTGAAGACTAACTTTGAACTAACGGCGTCCAAGTATCCGCCATTATTATTTTCGCGAGTGAAAAGCTATCACTCTTATTCGGAAAGTCCGTTGCAATAa
- the LOC119068468 gene encoding putative fatty acyl-CoA reductase CG5065 — protein sequence MMDPNEMALSKMYVDPNNNISNPFDTNRLMIKGFYKNACVLVTGGTGFLGKVLIEKLLRTCEDIQCVYVLVRSKRGLSSEKRYADLIKNPIFDRIRSSNPNQLNKLVCVAGDIAQPLIGLTDADVTKLTGTVNIVFHSAATVRFDQKLKDAANMNTLGSKRLWDLCERMTQLKSIIHVSTAYTNPCKEHVEETVYPPKVPFDTDSFIKCVNVLPSEVVNSIAVSLQGSHPNTYTLTKSIAEQIAADYHHRLPICIVRPSIVTAALHEPFPGWVDNINGITGIMMEISRGTITSIMCNKNLVMDLIPVDIVCNTMIAAAWMNYFKPSNSIRVYNCTSGELNPVIWQDYGLATLKYARKNPTKYVMLYPNFSYRTNRIVHTFFEWFYHFLPALLFDVLLRLKGTKPFLLKIAKRYKAAADTGEFFAMHEWKFETTNMRELISEIDGATDGRDFNCDIRVMNWDSYIENYMFGIRKYVLKDGLESMVAARKALKRLYVAKWLMHLGFIGIVLWLYWGLFS from the exons ATGATGGATCCAAACGAAATGGCtttatcaaaaatgtatgtggACCCCAACAACAACATCAGCAATCCCTTCGACACAAATCGTTTGATGATAAAAGGCTTCTACAAAAATGCCTGCGTACTGGTTACAGGAGGAACGGGATTTCTCGGAAAAGTTTTGATCGAAAAGCTTTTGCGCACATGCGAGGACATACAGTGTGTGTACGTATTGGTTCGATCGAAGCGCGGTTTGAGCAGCGAAAAACGATACGCTGACCTAATAAAAAATCCA ATCTTCGATCGGATACGATCAAGCAATCCAAATCAGTTGAATAAACTGGTGTGTGTGGCTGGCGATATAGCGCAACCTTTGATTGGTCTAACAGATGCGGACGTAACAAAACTAACCGGAACTGTGAATATTGTTTTCCATTCAGCAGCAACGGTGCGGTTTGATCAGAAATTGAAGGATGCTGCTAACATGAACACACTGGGCAGTAAACGTTTGTGGGACTTGTGCGAGAGAATGACCCAATTAAAA AGCATTATCCATGTATCGACCGCATACACTAATCCCTGCAAAGAACACGTCGAAGAAACGGTATATCCCCCAAAAGTACCTTTCGACACCGATTCGTTCATAAAATGTGTGAATGTTTTGCCGAGTGAGGTTGTCAATTCAATCGCAGTCAGCCTACAG GGTTCCCATCCCAACACCTACACTCTGACTAAATCAATTGCCGAACAAATTGCCGCTGATTACCATCATCGCCTGCCAATTTGTATCGTTCGACCGTCTATTGTAACAGCCGCTTTGCATGAACCGTTTCCTGGCTGGGTGGATAATATCAATGGTATCACCGGTATAATGATGGAAATTTCGCGTGGAACAATAACGAGTATTATGTGCAACAAAAACCTGGTAATGGATCTGATTCCAGTTGATATCGTTTGCAATACCATGATCGCAGCGGCATGGATGAATTACTTTAAACC ATCGAACTCCATTCGTGTGTACAATTGTACATCGGGCGAATTAAATCCGGTGATATGGCAGGACTATGGCTTagcgacactgaaatatgccCGAAAGAATCCAACAAAGTATGTGATGCTCTATCCGAACTTTTCTTATCGCACCAACCGTATCGTCCACACATTCTTCGAATGGTTTTATCATTTTCTGCCGGCGCTTCTGTTTGATGTCTTACTGCGGCTAAAGGGCACAAAGCCATTTCTACTGAAAATTGCTAAGAGATATAAAGCTGCCGCTGACACGG GTGAATTTTTTGCCATGCATGAATGGAAATTCGAAACGACAAATATGCGAGAACTGATATCTGAAATAGACGGTGCAACGGATGGCCGTGACTTCAATTGTGACATACGTGTCATGAACTGGGATTCATACATCGAAAATTACATGTTTGGCATCAGAAAATATGTGCTGAAAGATGGACTGGAGAGTATGGTAGCCGCACGGAAGGCATTGAAAAG ATTGTACGTCGCTAAATGGTTAATGCATCTCGGTTTCATTGGTATTGTTCTATGGTTATATTGGGGACTGTTCTCATAA
- the LOC119068453 gene encoding sodium-independent sulfate anion transporter-like isoform X1, translated as MVESISKSVEEQEEIRFSYIGQVNSGYVLENEAESHRLRGIDDPEDRPKRILKLKPSINWKGQLKKRIFILSWIRKYDKDTAIGDLIAGITLGLTIIPQAIAYAALAGLPSQYGLYSAFMGSLIYVFFGTIKEVSIGPTSLMSLLTLQYTLDKPPQYAIVLTFLAGCIELLMGILRLGFVVDFISVPVTNAFTSATSLIIIGAQLKNLLGISYSSKGFADSLYNLIVYIGDSQLWDGVLGLICCVFLLLLRQLKDAKLKSETNWAKVFNKFIWYLSQARNVLIVIITSCVAYQWAIGTAPFKLSGNVEPGIPSFSLPPFQFEHNNQTIGFIQICTDLGTGIAVVPLVAVLANVAIAKAFSTGSTVDATQEMFTLGICNLLGSCVSSMPTCGAFTRSAVSHASGVRTPFAGIYSATITLLALSLLTPYFYFIPKATLAAVLTIAVMFMIDFKLPLHLWRNSKRDFWAWCGCFIVCLAVGVEIGLLFGVVLNVLHLLYMWARPETTVKAEDIDNMQYIHVTLNIGMFFPGIDHLRQMVNKALYAADFKVPVVIECIKITGLDYTAAQGLCSLAKDLKEHRQVLVLQNLDTKLQSYISSENVIFCSREETLKEIITQESIRSGSISLMAHIRASIDLGYKVDPLIDHTDVENQN; from the exons ATGGTTGAGTCCATTAGTAAATCGGTGGAAGAACAAGAAGAGATTCGGTTCTCGTACATTGGCCAAGTGAATAGCGGATATG TGTTAGAAAATGAAGCCGAATCACATCGACTCCGGGGCATTGACGATCCGGAAGACCGTCCGAAGCGAATTCTAAAACTGAAACCGTCCATAAATTGGAAAGGACAACTGAAGAAACGCATATTTATACTGTCATGGATACGAAAGTATGACAAAGACACCGCTATCGGTGATCTAATAGCCGGCATAACATTAGGATTGACTATCATTCCGCAAGCAATTGCTTACGCTGCTTTGGCGGGATTACCATCACAGTATGGCTTATATTCGGCATTTATGG GTTCCTTAATCTACGTATTCTTTGGAACCATTAAGGAAGTATCAATCGGGCCCACTTCATTGATGTCGCTACTTACATTACAGTATACATTAGACAAACCACCGCAATATGCGATAGTATTAACATTTCTAGCTGGTTGCATTGAATTATTAATGGGCATCCTCAGATTAG GATTCGTCGTGGATTTCATATCGGTACCGGTTACCAATGCCTTTACTTCAGCAACATCACTAATCATTATAGGAGCACAGCTGAAAAATCTCCTCGGAATAAGTTACTCGTCGAAGGGTTTTGCTGACTCACTGTACAATCTGATTGTTTATATTGGTGATAGCCAATTGTGGGATGGTGTACTGGGTCTGATCTGTTGCGTTTTTCTGCTGCTATTGAGG CAATTGAAAGACGCAAAGCTCAAATCGGAAACCAATTGGGCCAAAGTatttaacaaattcatttgGTATTTGAGTCAAGCGAGGAATGTTTTGATTGTTATAATCACATCATGTGTTGCATATCAATGGGCAATTGGGACTGCACCATTTAAACTATCTG GAAATGTTGAACCTGGTATTCCGAGCTTCTCATTGCCTCCATTTCAGTTCGAACACAATAATCAGACAATCGGTTTCATTCAAATATGCACGGACCTGGGAACTGGAATCGCCGTTGTACCATTGGTGGCTGTTCTAGCCAACGTAGCCATCGCTAAGGCGTTCA GTACTGGATCAACGGTTGACGCTACCCAGGAGATGTTTACATTGGGCATATGCAATCTTCTTGGCTCCTGTGTATCGTCGATGCCGACTTGTGGAGCATTTACAAGATCAGCTGTAAGCCATGCCAGCGGAGTAAGAACTCCGTTTGCTGGAATTTATTCGGCCACGATCACGTTGCTAGCGTTGAGCTTATTGACTCCGtatttttacttcattccAAAAGCAACGTTAGCTGCAGTCCTAACCATTGCTGTGATGTTTATG ATTGACTTCAAGCTGCCGCTGCATTTGTGGCGAAATTCAAAGCGTGATTTTTGGGCCTGGTGTGGTTGTTTCATTGTGTGTCTAGCTGTTGGTGTAGAAATTGGTCTCTTGTTCGGAGTGGTGTTAAACGTATTGCATCTGTTGTACATGTGGGCCAGGCCAGAGACTACCGTAAAAGCAGAGGACATCGACAACATGCAGTACATCCATGTGACCTTGAACATTGGAATGTTTTTCCCGGGTATCGACCATTTACGCCAAATGGTAAACAAGGCATTGTATGCTGCTGACTTTAAGGTTCCCGTTGTTATCGAATGCATCAAAATCACCGGCTTGGATTATACAGCCGCACAA ggACTGTGTAGTTTAGCCAAAGATTTGAAGGAGCACCGGCAAGTGTTGGTACTTCAAAATTTGGACACAAAGCTGCAGAGTTATATTTCGTCGGAGAATGTGATCTTTTGTAGCAGAGAGGAAACATTGAAGGAGATCATTACACAGGAATCGATCCGCAGTGGATCGATTAGTTTGATGGCGCATATTAGGGCTTCCATTGACTTGGGGTATAAAGTTGACCCGTTGATTGATCACACCGATGTAGAAAATCAGAACTGA
- the LOC119068484 gene encoding uncharacterized protein LOC119068484, with translation MCSTNLSIDIPFSMPVITHQAAGIILRTVIEFLAFYKKQIPFPYDTFKLMTGKIRKQISNDSSSDDWLQMQIERQQALAIETFDNFKVMLESITNQLEKMELNQAVILFGATSLTPKEAFLINIPPITKNHHYINHQESVQRIARTITMSILTSQKFYEIESKLATTNMFVLLHPKVAPSETDDSFQLTEDFRLPRSCKTVILNLQNISNSIKANCCEHLVVYDDLLTDYGNLSVTDEKLVPGEDEDVNEINDDSTDKGATSWYNSTVFVRGFKDVLVKGKSIWNC, from the exons ATGTGTTCCACCAATTTATCGATTGACATTCCATTCAGCATGCCCGTCATAACACATCAAGCAGCGGGCATAATATTACGAACAGTCATCGAATTTCTGGCGTTCTACAAAAAGCAGATACCGTTCCCGTACGATACGTTTAAGCTAATGACTGGCAAGATAAGGAAACAGATTTCGAACGACAGTTCCAGTGATGATTGGCTGCAGATGCAAATAGAGCGACAGCAAGCGCTTGCCATAGAAACGTTTGATAATTTTAAAGTTATGCTTGAG AGCATAACTAATCAACTAGAGAAGATGGAACTTAACCAAGCTGTAATACTTTTCGGAGCAACGTCACTAACACCTAAAGAAGCATTCCTAATAAACATTCCACCGATCACCAAAAACCATCACTACATAAATCACCAAGAATCCGTTCAACGCATAGCACGAACCATTACAAT GTCCATTTTAACGTCTCAAAAATTCTACGAAATCGAAAGCAAATTGGCCACAACCAACATGTTTGTGTTACTTCATCCAAAAGTAGCACCTTCAGAGACTGACGATTCGTTTCAGTTGACCGAGGACTTTCGACTGCCTCGCAGCTGCAAGACTGTTATCCTGAATCtgcaaaatatttccaattcaATTAAGGCGAACTGCTGCGAACACTTGGTTGTGTACGACGATCTCCTGACGGATTACGGTAATTTGAGTGTTACGGATGAAAAATTGGTACCAGGGGAAGATGAAGAtgtgaatgaaataaatgacGATTCGACTGACAAAGGTGCGACGAGCTGGTACAATTCAACGGTATTTGTGCGCGGTTTTAAAGATGTTTTGGTCAAGGGTAAAAGTATTTggaattgttga
- the LOC119068453 gene encoding sodium-independent sulfate anion transporter-like isoform X2, which translates to MLENEAESHRLRGIDDPEDRPKRILKLKPSINWKGQLKKRIFILSWIRKYDKDTAIGDLIAGITLGLTIIPQAIAYAALAGLPSQYGLYSAFMGSLIYVFFGTIKEVSIGPTSLMSLLTLQYTLDKPPQYAIVLTFLAGCIELLMGILRLGFVVDFISVPVTNAFTSATSLIIIGAQLKNLLGISYSSKGFADSLYNLIVYIGDSQLWDGVLGLICCVFLLLLRQLKDAKLKSETNWAKVFNKFIWYLSQARNVLIVIITSCVAYQWAIGTAPFKLSGNVEPGIPSFSLPPFQFEHNNQTIGFIQICTDLGTGIAVVPLVAVLANVAIAKAFSTGSTVDATQEMFTLGICNLLGSCVSSMPTCGAFTRSAVSHASGVRTPFAGIYSATITLLALSLLTPYFYFIPKATLAAVLTIAVMFMIDFKLPLHLWRNSKRDFWAWCGCFIVCLAVGVEIGLLFGVVLNVLHLLYMWARPETTVKAEDIDNMQYIHVTLNIGMFFPGIDHLRQMVNKALYAADFKVPVVIECIKITGLDYTAAQGLCSLAKDLKEHRQVLVLQNLDTKLQSYISSENVIFCSREETLKEIITQESIRSGSISLMAHIRASIDLGYKVDPLIDHTDVENQN; encoded by the exons A TGTTAGAAAATGAAGCCGAATCACATCGACTCCGGGGCATTGACGATCCGGAAGACCGTCCGAAGCGAATTCTAAAACTGAAACCGTCCATAAATTGGAAAGGACAACTGAAGAAACGCATATTTATACTGTCATGGATACGAAAGTATGACAAAGACACCGCTATCGGTGATCTAATAGCCGGCATAACATTAGGATTGACTATCATTCCGCAAGCAATTGCTTACGCTGCTTTGGCGGGATTACCATCACAGTATGGCTTATATTCGGCATTTATGG GTTCCTTAATCTACGTATTCTTTGGAACCATTAAGGAAGTATCAATCGGGCCCACTTCATTGATGTCGCTACTTACATTACAGTATACATTAGACAAACCACCGCAATATGCGATAGTATTAACATTTCTAGCTGGTTGCATTGAATTATTAATGGGCATCCTCAGATTAG GATTCGTCGTGGATTTCATATCGGTACCGGTTACCAATGCCTTTACTTCAGCAACATCACTAATCATTATAGGAGCACAGCTGAAAAATCTCCTCGGAATAAGTTACTCGTCGAAGGGTTTTGCTGACTCACTGTACAATCTGATTGTTTATATTGGTGATAGCCAATTGTGGGATGGTGTACTGGGTCTGATCTGTTGCGTTTTTCTGCTGCTATTGAGG CAATTGAAAGACGCAAAGCTCAAATCGGAAACCAATTGGGCCAAAGTatttaacaaattcatttgGTATTTGAGTCAAGCGAGGAATGTTTTGATTGTTATAATCACATCATGTGTTGCATATCAATGGGCAATTGGGACTGCACCATTTAAACTATCTG GAAATGTTGAACCTGGTATTCCGAGCTTCTCATTGCCTCCATTTCAGTTCGAACACAATAATCAGACAATCGGTTTCATTCAAATATGCACGGACCTGGGAACTGGAATCGCCGTTGTACCATTGGTGGCTGTTCTAGCCAACGTAGCCATCGCTAAGGCGTTCA GTACTGGATCAACGGTTGACGCTACCCAGGAGATGTTTACATTGGGCATATGCAATCTTCTTGGCTCCTGTGTATCGTCGATGCCGACTTGTGGAGCATTTACAAGATCAGCTGTAAGCCATGCCAGCGGAGTAAGAACTCCGTTTGCTGGAATTTATTCGGCCACGATCACGTTGCTAGCGTTGAGCTTATTGACTCCGtatttttacttcattccAAAAGCAACGTTAGCTGCAGTCCTAACCATTGCTGTGATGTTTATG ATTGACTTCAAGCTGCCGCTGCATTTGTGGCGAAATTCAAAGCGTGATTTTTGGGCCTGGTGTGGTTGTTTCATTGTGTGTCTAGCTGTTGGTGTAGAAATTGGTCTCTTGTTCGGAGTGGTGTTAAACGTATTGCATCTGTTGTACATGTGGGCCAGGCCAGAGACTACCGTAAAAGCAGAGGACATCGACAACATGCAGTACATCCATGTGACCTTGAACATTGGAATGTTTTTCCCGGGTATCGACCATTTACGCCAAATGGTAAACAAGGCATTGTATGCTGCTGACTTTAAGGTTCCCGTTGTTATCGAATGCATCAAAATCACCGGCTTGGATTATACAGCCGCACAA ggACTGTGTAGTTTAGCCAAAGATTTGAAGGAGCACCGGCAAGTGTTGGTACTTCAAAATTTGGACACAAAGCTGCAGAGTTATATTTCGTCGGAGAATGTGATCTTTTGTAGCAGAGAGGAAACATTGAAGGAGATCATTACACAGGAATCGATCCGCAGTGGATCGATTAGTTTGATGGCGCATATTAGGGCTTCCATTGACTTGGGGTATAAAGTTGACCCGTTGATTGATCACACCGATGTAGAAAATCAGAACTGA
- the LOC119068454 gene encoding ATP-dependent RNA helicase abstrakt: protein MSSSKEPARKKYRRHDSESDSDNDDKYVPYIPVKERKKQQLLKVGRIIQLTAEASTSAAAKSSSENEHDEELNEEVWGRKFNISLLDQHTELKKLAEAKKVSAVEKQLKEEEKILESVAEKKALMGVAELAKGIQYEDPIKTSWRAPRYLMAMPQYKREEIRDKLKILVEGDDVPVPIKTFKEMKFPKPILTALDRKCIKKPTPIQVQGIPTVLSGRDLIGIAFTGSGKTLVFVLPIIMFCVEQELRLPFIRNEGPYGLIICPSRELAKQTHEIIQYYCKALQQGGLPEIRSCLAIGGVPVTEAMEVIQKGTHIMVATPGRLMDMLDKKMVSLSVCRYLCMDEADRMIDMGFEEDVRTIFSFFRGQRQTLLFSATMPKKIQNFARSALVKPVTINVGRAGAASMNVIQDVEYVKQEAKIVYMLECLQRTAPPVLVFAEKKQDVDAIHEYLLLKGVEAVAIHGGKDQEERSRAVEAFRKHHKDVLVATDVASKGLDFPDVQHVINYDMPDDVENYVHRVGRTGRSLTKGLATTFVNKSTEQLVLLDLKHLLIEAKQKVPPFLAELCSESEQLLEVGDTQGCSYCGGLGHRITDCPKLEAVQSKQASNIGRRDYLSNTAADY, encoded by the exons ATGTCTTCCTCGAAAGAGCCTGCTAGGAAAAAGTACCGTCGGCATGATAGCGAAAGTGATAGTGACAATGACGACAAATACGTTCCCTACATTCCTGTGAAAGAGCGGAAGAAGCAGCAGCTCCTAAAAGTTGGTCGAATCATTCAATTGACTGCCGAAGCGAGTACATCTGCTGCAGCCAAATCGTCCAGTGAGAATGAACATGACGAAGAACTGAACGAGGAGGTATGGGGCCGTAAGTTCAATATTAGTTTGCTGGATCAGCACACCGAATTGAAGAAACTTGCCGAAGCGAAGAAGGTTAGCGCTGTGGAGAAACAACTGAAAGAGGAGGAAAAGATTTTGGAGAGCGTTGCCGAGAAGAAGGCATTGATGGGCGTGGCTGAATTGGCTAAAGGTATCCAATATGAAGATCCAATAAAGACGAGTTGGAGAGCACCAAGATATCTGATGGCAATGCCTCAATATAAGCGAGAAGAGATACgcgacaaattgaaaattttggtcgAGGGTGATGATGTTCCGGTGCCGATTAAAACtttcaaagaaatgaaatttccaaagCCAATTCTGACCGCATTGGATAGGAAATGCATCAAGAAACCGACGCCAATTCAGGTGCAAGGAATACCAACGGTTTTGTCAG GCCGTGATTTGATTGGAATTGCATTCACTGGATCTGGAAAAACTCTTGTGTTCGTACTGCCGATAATCATGTTTTGTGTTGAACAAGAGCTAAGACTGCCATTCATCCGTAACGAGGGACCGTATGGATTAATTATTTGCCCGTCACGTGAATTAGCAAAACAGACTCATGAGATCATACAG TACTACTGTAAGGCGTTACAACAAGGAGGACTTCCCGAAATTCGTTCGTGCCTTGCCATTGGTGGCGTTCCAGTAACAGAAGCTATGGAGGTCATTCAAAAAGGAACTCACATAATGGTAGCCACTCCCGGTCGATTAATGGATATGTTGgacaaaaaaatggtttcgcTGAGTGTCTGTCGATACCTTTGTATGGATGAAGCGGATCGAATGATCGATATGGGATTCGAGGAGGATGTTCGTAcaattttctcgtttttccGTGGTCAGCGGCAGACGCTACTGTTTTCGGCTACAATGCCGaagaaaatccaaaattttgcaCGCTCTGCATTGGTGAAACCGGTCACAATAAATGTTGGTCGAGCTGGTGCTGCCTCAATGAATGTCATTCAGGATGTTGAGTATGTGAAACAAGAAGCAAAAATCGTTTACATGTTGGAATGTCTACAGCGTACTGCTCCGCCAGTATTAGTGTTTGCTGAAAAGAAGCAAGATGTTGATGCCATCCATGAATATTTACTGCTGAAGGGTGTCGAAGCAGTAGCCATTCACGGCGGCAAGGATCAAGAAGAACGTTCCCGGGCCGTTGAAGCATTCCGGAAACATCATAAAGATGTTTTGGTGGCAACGGACGTAGCATCAAAAGGTCTTGATTTTCCTGACGTTCAACATGTCATCAATTACGATATGCCGGATGATGTTGAAAATTACGTGCACAGAGTTGGACGAACAGGTCGTTCTCTGACGAAAGGTTTGGCTACAACATTTGTGAACAAATCGACCGAGCAGTTAGTGCTGTTGGATCTGAAACATTTATTGATCGAAGCGAAACAAAAGGTGCCACCATTTTTGGCGGAACTTTGTTCCGAAAGCGAACAATTGTTGGAGGTCGGAGATACACAAGGGTGCAGTTATTGCGGTGGATTGGGTCATAGGATTACGGATTGTCCGAAATTGGAGGCAGTACAAAGTAAGCAGGCATCGAACATTGGCAGAAGGGATTATTTATCGAATACTGCGGCTGATTATTAG
- the LOC119068474 gene encoding sodium-dependent phosphate transporter 2-like: MEIYSSELLWLVITGFFVSFILAFGVGANDVSNAFGTSVGSGVLTFRQACILATIFETSGAVLLGYKVSDTIRKGIIDVKDYEGSETELALGMLSALVGSALWILLATYFKLPVSTTHSIVGSTVGFSLVARGAVGLNYKVLGTIAASWFVSPITSGFTCVVILTIIRKCIMEARNPISAGLISLPIIYALTVFLNVLTVTLNGSKLLGMENLVLWQVFAISIGAMIVVAIVCQLFVVPWQRKKILNKDDTAEPNLFRNSIRQSVDSIVTVATSTVSINAPVLQNPKIESDAKVNRLFHFLQILSAIFTSFAHGGSDVSNAIGPLIAIWMIYKDGSVLQKAESPILLLLYGAVGMCVGLWVLGKRVNDTVGHKLTKIRPTTGFSVEISAAMTVLLASKLGIPISSTHCIVGGIVASGWIYGRVEGNVEQTVDWSLFRSIIYAWVITVPAAGSCSALLMLIFKYSLIS; encoded by the exons ATGGAGATTTATTCATCTGAATTATTGTGGTTAGTCATAACtggatttttcgtttcgttcatTCTTGCTTTTGGAGTTGGTGCGAATGATGTATCTAATGCATTCGGAACATCGGTCGGCTCCGGCGTCCTGACATTTCGGCAAGCTTGCATCCTAGCTACCATTTTTGAGACTTCTGGTGCAGTCTTGTTAGGCTACAAAGTATCTGACACGATTCGGAAAGGAATCATTGATGTGAAAGACTATGAGGGAAGTGAAACTGAGCTGGCACTGGGAATGTTGTCGGCATTGGTTGGAAGTGCACTATGGATTCTTCTTGCCACCTATTTTAAACTTCCTGTTTCAACTACACATTCCATCGTTGGCTCGACGGTCGGATTCTCGTTAGTTGCCCGTGGTGCTGTTGGACTCAATTACAAAGTCTTGG GTACTATTGCTGCCTCCTGGTTCGTTTCTCCCATAACTAGTGGATTCACTTGCGTTGTAATTCTCACAATAATTCGCAAGTGTATAATGGAAGCGAGAAATCCAATCAGCGCTGGACTAATTTCCTTGCCCATCATTTACGCATTAACAGTTTTCTTGAATGTGTTGACCGTTACTCTAAATGGATCCAAAC TTCTCGGCATGGAAAATCTGGTATTGTGGCAAGTTTTCGCAATCAGTATCGGTGCTATGATAGTCGTTGCTATCGTATGTCAGCTGTTTGTGGTGCCATGGCAACGGAAGAAAATCTTAAACAAAGACGACACAGCTGAACCGAATTTATTCAGAAATTCAATCAGACAAAGTGTTGACTCGATAGTAACAGTGGCGACTTCCACTGTTTCTATCAACGCTCCCGTTCTGCAAAATCCAAAGATTGAGAGCGACGCAAAAGTTAACAGACTATTCCATTTCCTGCAGATACTCTCTGCGATATTCACCAGTTTCGCGCATGGCGGAAGTGATGTTAG CAATGCAATCGGTCCATTGATCGCCATATGGATGATTTACAAGGATGGATCTGTTCTACAAAAGGCTGAATCACCAATTTTACTTTTGCTCTATGGTGCCGTTGGAATGTGCGTCGGATTGTGGGTATTAGGGAAACGTGTTAACGACACAGTCGGACATAAACTTACAAAAATTCGTCCAACTAC AGGATTTTCAGTGGAAATTAGTGCAGCAATGACCGTACTGTTGGCCAGTAAACTGGGTATTCCCATTTCAAGTACACATTGTATTGTTGGTGGTATTGTTGCATCTGGTTGGATCTATGGTCGAGTCGAAGGGAACGTAGAGCAAACAGTGGACTGGTCACTATTTCGGTCGATTATTTATGCTTGGGTGATAACAGTGCCGGCAGCTGGTTCATGTAGCGCTCTCTTAatgttaatttttaaatattcgtTAATTTCCTGA